From Mytilus galloprovincialis chromosome 9, xbMytGall1.hap1.1, whole genome shotgun sequence, the proteins below share one genomic window:
- the LOC143044469 gene encoding NHP2-like protein 1 has protein sequence MTEEVNPKAYPLADPNLTQKILDLVQKAASCKELRKGANEATKTLNRGISEFIVMAADAEPLEILLHLPLLCEDKNVPYVFIRSKQALGRACGVSRPVISCSVTVNEGSNLRPQIQTIQLAIEKLLI, from the exons acTGAAGAAGTAAATCCAAAAGCTTATCCATTAGCTGATCCAAACTTGACTCAGAAAATATTGGACTTGGTACAGAAGGCAGCCAGCTGTAAAGAATTGAGGAAAGGAGCCAATGAAG CCACAAAGACCTTAAACAGAGGAATTTCAGAGTTTATTGTGATGGCTGCAGATGCTGAACCTTTGGAGATTTTGTTGCATCTTCCTCTACTGTGTGAAGACAAG AATGTGCCATATGTGTTTATAAGGTCCAAACAAG CATTGGGAAGAGCCTGTGGAGTATCAAGACCTGTAATCTCCTGTTCAGTCACTGTCAATGAAGGATCTAACCTAAGACCACAGATCCAGACCATCCAACTGGCCATCGAGAAACTTCTCATTTAA